From a single Nostoc edaphicum CCNP1411 genomic region:
- the ureC gene encoding urease subunit alpha yields MPYRMDRRAYAETYGPTLGDRIRLADTELFIEVEQDFTTYGDEVKFGGGKVIRDGMGQSPISNADGAVDLVITNALILDWWGIVKADIGIKDGKIFKIGKAGNPYIQNNVDIIIGPGTEALAGEGMILTAGGIDAHIHFICPQQIEVAIASGITTMIGGGTGPATGTNATTCTPGPWNIYRMLQAADAFPVNLGFMGKGNASQPQGLVEQVDAGAMGLKLHEDWGTTPAAIDTCLSVADEYDVQVAIHTDTLNEAGFVEDTIAAFKNRTIHTYHTEGAGGGHAPDIIKVCSQANVLPSSTNPTRPYTLNTLDEHLDMLMVCHHLDPAIAEDVAFAESRIRRETIAAEDILHDLGAFSMISSDSQAMGRVGEVIISTWQTSHKMKVQRGTLNPQGTEQKADNFRAKRYVAKYTINPAIAHGIAEYVGSVEEGKLADLCLWRSAFFGVKPEIVIKGGMIAWSQMGDANASIPTPQPVYMRPMFGSFAGARHATSLTFVSQVALEKEIPSQLGLQKAAVAVSGTRQLSKRDMKLNDALPHIEVDPETYQVRADGELLICEPATVLPMAQRYFLF; encoded by the coding sequence ATGCCTTACAGAATGGATCGCCGCGCCTACGCCGAAACCTACGGCCCAACATTAGGCGATCGCATCCGACTTGCAGATACAGAATTATTTATAGAAGTTGAACAAGATTTCACCACCTACGGCGACGAAGTAAAATTTGGCGGCGGAAAAGTCATCAGAGACGGAATGGGACAATCCCCCATTTCTAACGCCGATGGTGCTGTAGATTTAGTAATTACCAATGCCTTAATTCTCGATTGGTGGGGTATTGTCAAAGCGGATATCGGCATTAAAGACGGCAAGATTTTCAAAATTGGTAAAGCCGGAAATCCTTATATTCAAAATAATGTAGATATTATTATCGGCCCCGGAACTGAAGCCTTAGCCGGTGAAGGAATGATTCTCACTGCTGGCGGTATCGATGCCCATATTCATTTTATTTGTCCCCAACAAATTGAAGTTGCGATCGCTTCTGGAATTACCACCATGATTGGCGGCGGTACTGGCCCCGCCACAGGTACAAATGCCACTACCTGCACTCCCGGCCCTTGGAATATTTACCGAATGCTGCAAGCGGCTGATGCTTTTCCTGTCAACTTAGGATTTATGGGCAAAGGTAATGCCAGTCAGCCCCAAGGACTTGTAGAGCAAGTAGATGCCGGTGCAATGGGGTTAAAGCTTCATGAAGACTGGGGAACTACACCCGCAGCAATTGATACCTGCCTCAGTGTTGCCGATGAATATGATGTCCAAGTAGCGATTCATACTGATACCCTCAACGAAGCCGGATTTGTGGAAGATACGATCGCTGCTTTCAAGAATCGTACCATCCACACCTACCACACCGAAGGCGCAGGTGGCGGACACGCACCAGATATCATCAAAGTTTGCAGTCAAGCCAACGTTCTGCCATCTTCCACCAATCCCACACGTCCTTACACCCTCAACACCTTAGATGAACACCTGGATATGTTGATGGTATGCCATCATCTTGATCCTGCGATCGCTGAAGATGTCGCTTTTGCCGAATCTCGCATCCGTCGGGAAACCATTGCTGCTGAAGATATTTTGCACGACTTAGGCGCATTTAGCATGATTTCTTCTGACTCTCAGGCGATGGGAAGGGTAGGCGAAGTGATAATTAGCACCTGGCAGACATCTCACAAAATGAAGGTGCAACGGGGAACTCTTAACCCACAAGGAACAGAGCAAAAAGCAGACAATTTTAGGGCAAAAAGATATGTTGCTAAGTATACAATTAACCCTGCGATCGCTCACGGAATTGCTGAATATGTGGGTTCAGTAGAAGAGGGAAAATTAGCAGATTTATGTTTGTGGCGATCGGCGTTTTTTGGCGTGAAACCAGAAATAGTGATTAAAGGCGGAATGATTGCATGGTCGCAAATGGGGGATGCTAACGCTAGTATTCCTACACCGCAACCAGTGTATATGCGGCCAATGTTTGGTAGTTTTGCAGGGGCGCGTCATGCCACATCATTAACTTTTGTTTCGCAAGTAGCTTTAGAGAAAGAAATTCCCAGCCAGCTAGGTTTACAAAAAGCAGCAGTTGCAGTTTCTGGGACACGCCAATTG
- a CDS encoding urease subunit beta produces the protein MIPGEIIIPEGKIELNIGRPTIKLQVSNTGDRPIQVGSHYHFYEVNTALNFDREQARGMRLDIPAGTAVRFEPGDEKEITLIPLVGTRQVYGFNAKINGNL, from the coding sequence ATGATCCCAGGAGAAATCATTATACCAGAAGGTAAAATTGAACTAAATATTGGTCGTCCAACTATAAAATTGCAAGTGTCAAATACAGGCGATCGCCCCATACAAGTCGGTTCCCACTATCACTTTTATGAAGTCAACACTGCCTTAAACTTTGACAGAGAACAAGCGCGAGGAATGCGTCTCGATATCCCCGCAGGAACCGCAGTCCGCTTTGAACCAGGCGACGAAAAAGAAATAACTCTCATCCCCCTAGTTGGTACTCGCCAAGTCTACGGCTTCAACGCCAAAATTAACGGAAACCTCTAA